One window of Halopseudomonas maritima genomic DNA carries:
- a CDS encoding DUF2066 domain-containing protein, whose amino-acid sequence MPLSRFFSIGFFSLCLPLAAHAAVLDSLYQVQMPPHAEAEQSAQLSGALDVMLERLAGDSLDAEAPALAKVLAEPSSVTRQISALQDDGSMQVDFDPLLLRDALTQAQVPMLGRNRPGVLVWAVQRDELGADFMAPGGEMGQALRTAARFRGVALMQPLSDLQDRASISEEDVLDGDVEALKAASERYASEGILALDVYHDAGEDWRLEWTFWLNDRTLDGKERSADPAQLADGLMRALALEVHSQYAVGVQAEGSAAGWTLQISGINSVGAFADLQRSLQQLSSQHQPSLVSISGDQVVFAVDFPGDQGQLERMLMLDQRLIRTEAPAAAAVESGSVLPVEGEGVVEQPEAQVGAAAPANTLYYRWR is encoded by the coding sequence ATGCCCTTGTCGCGCTTTTTTTCTATCGGATTTTTCTCACTTTGCCTGCCCTTGGCTGCCCACGCTGCGGTGCTGGACTCCCTTTATCAAGTGCAGATGCCGCCGCACGCTGAGGCGGAGCAAAGTGCACAGTTGTCCGGCGCCCTGGACGTGATGCTGGAACGGCTGGCTGGCGACAGTCTGGATGCCGAGGCGCCAGCCCTGGCCAAGGTGCTTGCCGAACCCAGCTCGGTGACCCGGCAGATCAGCGCGTTGCAGGACGATGGCAGCATGCAGGTGGACTTTGACCCGCTGCTTTTGCGCGACGCGCTGACTCAGGCTCAGGTGCCGATGTTGGGGCGCAATCGCCCCGGCGTGCTGGTCTGGGCCGTCCAGCGCGATGAATTGGGCGCTGACTTTATGGCGCCGGGCGGCGAGATGGGCCAGGCTCTGCGCACGGCTGCGCGGTTTCGTGGCGTGGCGCTGATGCAGCCGCTGTCCGACTTGCAGGACCGTGCCAGCATCAGTGAAGAGGATGTGCTGGACGGCGATGTCGAGGCGCTCAAGGCGGCCAGCGAGCGCTACGCCAGTGAGGGTATTCTGGCGCTGGATGTGTACCACGATGCGGGTGAAGACTGGCGGCTGGAGTGGACCTTCTGGCTCAATGACCGCACGCTGGACGGTAAGGAGCGCAGCGCTGATCCGGCGCAGCTGGCCGATGGATTGATGCGCGCCCTGGCACTGGAGGTGCACAGCCAGTACGCGGTGGGTGTCCAGGCGGAGGGTAGCGCCGCAGGCTGGACCTTGCAGATCAGCGGTATCAACTCTGTCGGTGCCTTTGCCGACCTGCAGCGTAGCCTGCAGCAACTCAGTAGCCAGCACCAGCCAAGCCTGGTGTCTATCAGCGGCGATCAGGTGGTCTTTGCCGTCGACTTCCCCGGCGATCAGGGCCAGCTGGAGCGCATGCTGATGCTGGATCAGCGTCTGATTCGTACCGAGGCCCCGGCAGCCGCGGCTGTCGAGTCAGGCAGCGTGTTGCCGGTAGAGGGTGAAGGTGTCGTTGAGCAGCCCGAGGCGCAGGTTGGGGCGGCGGCGCCGGCCAATACCCTGTATTATCGCTGGCGCTAG
- the wrbA gene encoding NAD(P)H:quinone oxidoreductase — MSDAYVLVLYYSRHGATAEMARLIAEGVESSGMEARLRTVPPVASETTSALPPVPTDGATYCTEADLKHCSALILGSPTRFGNMAAPLKHFIDGTSSLWLSGSLNGKPAAVFTSTASLHGGQESTLLSMQLPLLHHGMLLVGLPYSESALTETRGGGTPYGASHHAGSQGERRLDEHESQLCRALGARVGNLSQQLAAGAKARG; from the coding sequence ATGAGTGACGCTTACGTTCTGGTGCTCTACTACAGCCGCCACGGCGCCACCGCCGAGATGGCCAGGCTGATTGCAGAAGGCGTTGAAAGCAGCGGCATGGAAGCGCGCCTGCGCACCGTACCACCGGTTGCGTCAGAAACCACCAGCGCACTACCGCCGGTGCCGACCGATGGCGCAACCTACTGCACCGAGGCCGACCTCAAACACTGCTCTGCGCTGATACTCGGCAGCCCCACCCGTTTTGGCAACATGGCCGCGCCGCTCAAGCATTTCATCGATGGCACCAGCAGCCTGTGGCTGAGCGGCAGCCTCAATGGCAAGCCCGCCGCGGTCTTTACCTCCACCGCCAGCCTGCACGGCGGCCAGGAGTCGACCCTGCTGTCGATGCAGCTGCCGCTACTGCACCATGGCATGCTGCTGGTTGGCCTGCCCTACAGCGAAAGCGCACTGACCGAAACACGCGGTGGCGGCACGCCTTACGGCGCCAGCCACCACGCCGGCAGCCAGGGCGAGCGCCGCCTGGATGAACACGAAAGTCAGCTGTGCCGAGCACTGGGGGCGCGTGTCGGCAACCTCAGCCAGCAGCTGGCAGCGGGAGCCAAGGCCCGTGGCTAA
- the purM gene encoding phosphoribosylformylglycinamidine cyclo-ligase — protein MSSQTPSKPSISYKDAGVDIAAGNALVDRIKHVAKRTARPEVMGGLGGFGALCEIPEGYRQPVLVSGTDGVGTKLRLAMDLGMHDSIGIDLVAMCVNDLIVCGAEPLFFLDYYATGKLNVDVAAQVVTGIGTGCEQAGCALVGGETAEMPGMYEGEDYDLAGFCVGVVEKAEIIDGTKVIAGDTLIALPSSGPHSNGYSLIRKIIEVAGIDIHSTQLDGKPLSELLMAPTRIYVKALLQLIKQTGAVKAMAHITGGGLLENIPRVLPEGSQAIIDLNSWQRPAVFNWLQEQGNVDETEMHRVLNCGVGMVICVAAEQAETALQSLRDAGEQPWVIGQISSATEGAEAVVLQGN, from the coding sequence ATGAGCAGCCAGACGCCCTCCAAACCTTCGATCAGCTACAAAGACGCCGGCGTGGATATCGCCGCTGGCAACGCCCTGGTTGACCGCATCAAGCATGTTGCCAAACGCACTGCGCGCCCCGAAGTCATGGGCGGCCTGGGTGGCTTTGGCGCGCTGTGCGAAATCCCTGAAGGTTACCGCCAGCCGGTCCTGGTATCGGGCACCGACGGCGTGGGCACCAAGCTGCGTCTGGCGATGGACCTGGGCATGCACGACAGCATCGGCATCGACCTAGTCGCCATGTGCGTCAACGATCTGATTGTCTGCGGCGCCGAGCCGCTGTTCTTCCTTGACTATTACGCCACCGGCAAACTCAACGTTGACGTTGCCGCCCAGGTGGTGACCGGTATCGGTACCGGCTGCGAGCAGGCGGGCTGCGCCCTGGTGGGTGGTGAGACGGCTGAAATGCCCGGCATGTACGAAGGCGAAGATTACGACCTGGCCGGCTTCTGTGTTGGCGTGGTAGAAAAGGCCGAGATCATCGACGGCACCAAGGTCATCGCCGGCGACACCCTGATCGCCCTGCCCTCATCCGGTCCGCACTCCAACGGCTATTCGCTGATTCGCAAAATCATTGAAGTGGCCGGCATCGACATCCACAGCACACAACTTGACGGCAAGCCGCTGAGCGAGCTGCTGATGGCGCCGACCCGCATCTACGTCAAGGCCCTGCTGCAACTGATCAAGCAGACCGGCGCAGTGAAGGCCATGGCCCACATCACCGGTGGCGGCCTGCTGGAGAACATCCCGCGCGTGCTGCCCGAAGGCTCGCAGGCCATCATCGACCTGAACAGCTGGCAGCGTCCGGCAGTCTTCAACTGGCTGCAGGAGCAGGGCAACGTTGATGAAACCGAAATGCACCGCGTGCTGAACTGCGGCGTGGGCATGGTCATCTGTGTTGCAGCCGAGCAAGCAGAAACCGCACTGCAAAGCCTGCGCGACGCCGGCGAGCAACCCTGGGTGATCGGACAGATCAGCAGCGCAACCGAAGGCGCCGAAGCCGTTGTTCTGCAGGGCAACTGA
- a CDS encoding tetratricopeptide repeat protein, whose protein sequence is MRAPSLLALGFTSVLLSMPLQAAPEYEKRADLSEQFTQWVKRALGGDAAAQRELAQRYYDGDGVEQDYAKAFELYSEAAEQGDAAAQFSVAYMYDMGEGVELDDLKAIEFYTQAAEQDHAAAQFNLALMYDEGEGVPVDDLKAIDWYQRAAELGHADAQYNLAIMYDEGEGVPVNDKRAAELYLQAAQQGHSDAQYNLALLYDQGEGVAMDDLEAVRWYTAAAEQGDASAQYNLAIMYDEGEGMPVDDRRAIEWYRKAAEQGHPDAQYNLALMYDEGEGTKVDDAEAINWYTFAAQQGHASAQYNLALMYDEGEGTPEDNQAAIRWYTAAAEQGEVNAQYNLAIMHDEGEGTPEDNQLAIHWYGKAASQGEGNAMFNLAIMHMNGEGTPVNTPMAYMLFALCAGQGVEGARNARDIVAEDLSASEVKRAQRAAAEWQLGEPLPAL, encoded by the coding sequence ATGAGAGCACCCTCTTTGCTGGCACTGGGTTTTACTAGTGTCTTGCTATCCATGCCGTTGCAGGCAGCCCCCGAATACGAGAAGCGCGCCGATCTGAGTGAGCAGTTCACCCAGTGGGTCAAGCGGGCGCTGGGCGGTGATGCCGCAGCGCAGCGTGAGCTTGCCCAGCGCTACTACGACGGCGACGGCGTAGAGCAGGACTATGCCAAGGCATTTGAGCTTTACAGTGAGGCTGCCGAGCAAGGAGACGCAGCGGCCCAGTTCTCGGTCGCGTACATGTACGACATGGGCGAAGGCGTCGAGCTGGATGACCTCAAGGCGATCGAGTTCTATACCCAGGCCGCTGAACAGGATCACGCCGCGGCGCAGTTCAATCTGGCGCTGATGTACGACGAAGGCGAGGGTGTGCCGGTAGACGACCTCAAGGCCATCGACTGGTATCAGCGCGCGGCTGAGCTGGGACACGCCGATGCCCAGTACAACCTGGCCATCATGTATGACGAGGGCGAAGGCGTCCCGGTCAACGACAAGCGCGCAGCCGAGCTATACCTGCAGGCCGCGCAGCAAGGGCACTCCGACGCTCAGTACAACCTCGCACTGCTCTATGACCAGGGAGAGGGGGTTGCCATGGACGATCTGGAGGCGGTGCGCTGGTATACCGCAGCAGCCGAACAGGGCGATGCGTCCGCGCAATACAATCTGGCCATCATGTATGACGAAGGTGAGGGCATGCCGGTGGATGACCGTCGTGCTATCGAGTGGTATCGCAAAGCCGCCGAGCAGGGCCACCCTGACGCCCAGTACAACCTGGCGCTGATGTACGACGAAGGTGAAGGCACCAAGGTGGATGATGCCGAAGCCATCAACTGGTACACCTTTGCGGCCCAACAGGGGCACGCCAGTGCGCAGTACAACCTGGCCCTGATGTATGACGAGGGTGAAGGCACCCCGGAAGATAACCAGGCGGCTATCCGCTGGTATACCGCTGCTGCCGAGCAGGGCGAAGTTAACGCGCAATACAACCTGGCCATCATGCATGATGAGGGCGAGGGCACGCCGGAAGACAACCAGTTGGCCATCCACTGGTATGGCAAGGCCGCCAGTCAGGGTGAAGGCAATGCCATGTTCAACCTGGCGATCATGCACATGAATGGTGAAGGTACACCGGTGAATACGCCGATGGCCTACATGCTGTTTGCACTGTGTGCCGGTCAAGGTGTTGAGGGGGCTCGCAACGCCCGCGACATCGTTGCCGAAGACCTGTCGGCCAGTGAGGTCAAGCGAGCGCAGCGCGCTGCTGCCGAGTGGCAACTGGGTGAGCCGCTGCCAGCGCTGTGA
- a CDS encoding 3-hydroxyacyl-CoA dehydrogenase: MAAFEDIKKVGVIGAGTMGRGIVMNFVNAGYPVTWLDVNGEMLEKGKVEIAAVYKRSVAQERFDDAEAQARLARISTTQEYADLADLDLVVEAVYENMDLKKKIFTELDKAVKPSAILATNTSYLDIDEIASATQRPAQVLGLHFFSPAHIMKLLEVVRGKATAQDVMDACLAVGKKIGKEAVLAGNCHGFIGNRMLEKYSRQSREVVLEGSTPWEVDQALQGFGMAMGPYRMYDVVGVDLGWRSRQLAGVGRGEPIVWLDNKLCEMERFGQKSGHGFYKYEAGSRQAIHDPETDMMAREVAEEAGYTARDVSSDEIVTRCILALVNEGARILDEGFAESAEDIDRVYRFGYGFPAERGGPMAYADSLGLDKVLAEIRALEAERGEFWTPAAGLVKLAEAGGRFTKA; the protein is encoded by the coding sequence ATGGCTGCGTTTGAGGATATCAAGAAGGTTGGCGTGATCGGCGCCGGCACCATGGGTCGCGGTATCGTGATGAACTTCGTCAACGCCGGTTATCCGGTCACCTGGCTCGACGTTAACGGCGAAATGCTGGAAAAGGGCAAGGTTGAGATCGCCGCCGTCTACAAGCGCTCGGTCGCCCAGGAGCGTTTTGACGACGCCGAAGCCCAGGCCCGCCTGGCGCGCATCAGCACCACCCAGGAATACGCCGACCTGGCTGACCTGGACCTGGTGGTTGAAGCCGTTTACGAAAACATGGATCTGAAGAAAAAGATCTTCACCGAGCTGGACAAGGCCGTTAAGCCGTCCGCCATCCTGGCCACCAACACCTCTTACCTGGACATCGACGAGATCGCGTCTGCGACCCAGCGTCCTGCTCAGGTTCTGGGCCTGCACTTCTTCAGCCCGGCGCACATCATGAAGCTGCTGGAAGTGGTGCGTGGCAAGGCGACTGCGCAAGACGTCATGGACGCCTGCCTGGCCGTTGGCAAGAAGATTGGTAAAGAAGCGGTATTGGCGGGTAACTGCCACGGCTTTATCGGTAACCGCATGCTGGAGAAATACTCCCGCCAGTCGCGTGAAGTCGTGCTGGAAGGCTCCACCCCGTGGGAAGTTGACCAGGCGCTGCAGGGCTTTGGCATGGCCATGGGCCCCTACCGCATGTACGACGTGGTGGGTGTTGACCTGGGCTGGCGTTCCCGTCAGCTGGCCGGCGTCGGCCGCGGTGAGCCGATCGTATGGCTGGACAACAAGCTGTGCGAAATGGAGCGCTTTGGCCAGAAGAGCGGCCACGGCTTCTACAAGTACGAGGCTGGCAGCCGTCAGGCGATCCACGACCCGGAAACCGACATGATGGCCCGCGAAGTCGCTGAGGAAGCTGGCTACACCGCACGCGACGTTTCCTCCGACGAAATCGTTACCCGCTGCATTCTGGCGCTGGTCAACGAAGGCGCGCGCATTCTGGACGAAGGCTTTGCCGAGTCTGCCGAAGACATCGACCGCGTGTACCGCTTTGGTTACGGCTTCCCGGCCGAGCGCGGCGGCCCGATGGCCTACGCTGACAGCCTGGGCCTGGACAAGGTGCTGGCCGAGATTCGTGCGCTGGAAGCCGAACGCGGTGAGTTCTGGACCCCAGCCGCCGGTCTGGTCAAGCTGGCCGAAGCAGGTGGTCGCTTCACCAAGGCGTGA
- a CDS encoding DUF2069 domain-containing protein: MAKKKKPLPSLNYLLPRCRISRLVALTGYVGLLLSILGYNLLFADLHGANPVIVIGVQLLPLLIFLPGVITAHVRTHAWLAFAINLYFIQGVLICFQPGRLEYGLIMSGFSVLYFVAALYFIRWSFQAQRVARGET, encoded by the coding sequence GTGGCTAAAAAGAAAAAACCGCTGCCCTCGCTCAACTACCTGCTACCGCGCTGCCGCATCAGTCGCCTGGTGGCACTGACCGGCTACGTCGGCCTGCTGTTGTCGATTCTGGGGTATAACCTGCTGTTTGCCGACCTGCACGGCGCCAACCCGGTCATCGTGATTGGCGTGCAGCTGTTGCCGCTGCTGATCTTCCTGCCCGGTGTTATCACCGCACACGTGCGCACCCACGCCTGGCTGGCCTTTGCCATCAATCTGTATTTCATCCAGGGCGTATTGATCTGCTTTCAGCCAGGGCGACTGGAGTACGGCCTGATAATGAGCGGCTTCAGCGTGCTGTATTTTGTCGCGGCGTTGTACTTCATCCGCTGGAGCTTTCAGGCTCAGCGGGTTGCCCGCGGCGAGACCTGA
- the hda gene encoding DnaA regulatory inactivator Hda, whose product MSAGRPIQLPLGIKLRDEATFTSYYPGPNAGVLAATQAFAEPQSSVEECCLYLWGSEGTGRTHLLQAACHALADVGGLAMYLPLDELAEEGPLLLEGMESVDLLCLDKLEAVAGRPDWEEALFHLYNRLREQGGRLLVAAVAAPRALGLQLPDLASRLGWGLVFQLQPLDDAGKQEVLKLRAAQRGLQLTDDVARYILSRGARGMGELFAALETLDQASLRDQHRLTIPFVKREMGW is encoded by the coding sequence ATGTCTGCCGGACGGCCCATCCAGCTGCCGCTGGGTATCAAGCTGCGCGACGAGGCTACCTTTACCAGCTACTACCCGGGTCCGAATGCCGGGGTGCTGGCCGCGACCCAGGCCTTTGCTGAACCGCAATCGTCGGTTGAGGAGTGCTGCCTGTACCTGTGGGGTAGCGAAGGCACCGGGCGTACGCATTTATTGCAGGCTGCCTGTCATGCCCTGGCTGATGTGGGCGGGTTGGCCATGTATCTGCCATTGGATGAACTGGCAGAGGAGGGGCCGCTGCTGCTGGAAGGTATGGAGTCGGTTGATCTGCTGTGCCTCGACAAACTGGAAGCTGTCGCTGGTCGTCCGGACTGGGAAGAGGCCCTGTTTCACCTCTACAACCGCCTGCGAGAGCAGGGAGGTCGCCTGCTGGTGGCGGCGGTGGCTGCGCCGCGTGCCTTGGGGCTGCAACTGCCGGATCTGGCATCGCGCTTGGGATGGGGGTTGGTGTTTCAGCTGCAGCCGCTGGACGATGCGGGCAAGCAGGAAGTGCTCAAACTGCGGGCCGCGCAGCGTGGCCTGCAACTGACCGATGATGTGGCTCGTTACATCCTCAGCCGCGGCGCGCGGGGCATGGGTGAACTGTTCGCTGCGCTGGAAACGCTGGATCAGGCATCGCTGCGGGACCAGCACCGCCTGACGATTCCTTTCGTCAAGCGCGAGATGGGCTGGTAG
- a CDS encoding DUF3108 domain-containing protein has product MHANIRSRTTRFFVAPLATLVLTLTATGASALELTPFSASYAADMKNIPVNGEAVHSLQQNADGTWRLSFSASMFVARLTEESSLQVVDEQIRPLSYHYERRGLGRGKEITQQFDWQQGQVTGDYKGEAFSLPTEPGLLDKTTYQLALQADLAAGKQDMQYRVVDGDEVEEYHFRVVGEDRVTTRVGQFDAVEVERIREPDAKRETTLWFAKDWNYLLVRLSQTETDGQHYQIMLKEASINGQPVSGLPVKTD; this is encoded by the coding sequence ATGCACGCCAACATCAGATCGCGCACTACCCGTTTTTTTGTCGCCCCTCTGGCGACACTGGTTTTAACCCTCACCGCAACCGGTGCTAGCGCTCTTGAACTGACCCCCTTCAGCGCCAGCTACGCCGCAGACATGAAAAACATCCCGGTCAACGGCGAGGCTGTACACAGCCTGCAGCAGAACGCCGACGGCACCTGGCGCCTTTCGTTCAGCGCCAGCATGTTTGTCGCGCGCCTCACCGAAGAAAGCAGTCTGCAGGTAGTTGATGAACAGATCCGCCCGCTCAGCTACCACTACGAGCGCCGCGGCCTTGGCCGGGGCAAAGAGATCACCCAGCAGTTTGACTGGCAACAGGGCCAGGTCACCGGCGATTACAAGGGCGAAGCCTTCAGCCTGCCGACCGAACCCGGCCTGCTCGACAAGACCACCTATCAGCTCGCTCTGCAGGCCGACCTGGCCGCAGGCAAGCAGGACATGCAATACCGCGTAGTAGATGGCGACGAGGTGGAGGAATACCACTTCCGCGTGGTCGGTGAAGACCGCGTGACCACCCGCGTCGGCCAGTTTGACGCCGTTGAGGTGGAGCGCATCCGCGAGCCCGACGCCAAGCGCGAAACCACCCTCTGGTTTGCCAAGGACTGGAACTACCTGCTGGTCCGCCTCAGCCAGACCGAGACCGACGGCCAGCACTATCAGATCATGCTCAAGGAGGCGAGCATAAACGGCCAGCCCGTCAGCGGCCTTCCGGTCAAGACCGACTGA
- a CDS encoding class I SAM-dependent methyltransferase has protein sequence MSANTPVLAAVPSTLRIPLAARALGGTLFPQMAVEDRHAAAALARLGDDGQQWLKDPQSVYGTLARTQRFRDQARDFVAAHPSAHIANLGCGLSDYLQWIDNGSLRMTDADLPEVMTIRREVMPSEHERHTLSELDLTTPDWWDRLGLPAHRGAEPVFLMSEGVFMYLQPSTVEDILTTFGERASAGSILTFDVMCWLSVGRAKRHTSVKHTDAEFRWGPRKASELAALHPRLRLQGAHQVMGDYSLFYRILQPVFKALTGVPLYAVYTLAIAPDDA, from the coding sequence ATGTCAGCAAATACACCCGTCCTTGCCGCCGTTCCTTCAACATTACGTATTCCGCTTGCGGCCAGGGCTCTGGGGGGCACCCTGTTTCCGCAGATGGCCGTGGAAGACCGCCATGCTGCCGCTGCATTGGCGCGTTTGGGCGATGATGGCCAGCAATGGCTGAAAGATCCTCAGAGTGTCTACGGCACCTTGGCCCGCACACAACGGTTTCGTGATCAGGCGCGTGACTTTGTGGCGGCACACCCCAGCGCGCATATCGCTAACCTGGGCTGCGGTCTGAGTGACTATCTGCAATGGATTGACAACGGTAGTTTGCGCATGACCGATGCGGATTTGCCCGAGGTGATGACTATCCGTCGGGAGGTCATGCCTTCAGAGCATGAACGCCATACATTGTCAGAGTTGGATTTGACCACGCCAGACTGGTGGGATCGTCTCGGTTTGCCTGCCCATCGGGGGGCAGAACCTGTGTTTCTGATGAGCGAAGGCGTATTCATGTATCTGCAACCATCAACGGTAGAAGACATTCTAACGACCTTCGGTGAGCGCGCCTCAGCGGGATCTATCCTGACTTTTGATGTCATGTGCTGGCTGAGCGTGGGGCGCGCCAAGCGTCATACTTCCGTGAAACATACCGATGCCGAGTTTCGCTGGGGGCCCCGTAAGGCCTCGGAGCTCGCGGCCCTGCATCCGCGTTTGAGGTTGCAGGGCGCGCATCAAGTCATGGGAGACTACAGCCTGTTCTATCGAATACTGCAGCCCGTGTTCAAGGCCCTCACTGGTGTGCCCCTTTATGCGGTATACACATTGGCGATCGCACCGGACGATGCCTGA
- a CDS encoding winged helix-turn-helix transcriptional regulator, translating into MPTSHIDCSVVKTAEIIGEWWSLLILRNAFHGMRTFDAFQRQLDISSSVLSARLKKLTEAGVLQKVPSAADGRSFEYRLTPAGMDLYPVIISLMQWGEKWRPNGKGDRMLLLEKSSGLPIRGAEVLSANGKPLKAWDVEVVAGPGADDSVRELVGEDTAVCHC; encoded by the coding sequence ATGCCGACCAGCCACATCGATTGCAGTGTTGTGAAAACCGCCGAGATCATCGGTGAGTGGTGGTCGCTGCTTATTTTGCGCAATGCCTTCCATGGCATGCGTACCTTTGATGCCTTCCAGCGCCAGCTGGACATCTCCAGCAGTGTGCTTAGTGCTCGGTTGAAGAAGCTCACCGAGGCTGGCGTACTGCAGAAAGTCCCTTCGGCGGCCGATGGCCGCTCATTTGAATATCGCCTCACACCGGCGGGTATGGACCTGTATCCGGTCATCATCAGCCTCATGCAATGGGGCGAGAAGTGGCGACCCAACGGCAAGGGCGACCGCATGCTGTTGCTTGAGAAAAGCAGCGGCCTGCCGATCCGCGGTGCTGAGGTTCTGTCGGCCAACGGCAAGCCATTAAAGGCCTGGGACGTAGAAGTGGTTGCCGGCCCGGGAGCTGATGACTCCGTGCGTGAACTGGTTGGCGAAGACACTGCTGTGTGCCATTGCTAA
- the purN gene encoding phosphoribosylglycinamide formyltransferase — MGCRIVVLISGSGSNLQAVLDDLAGADAPAEVVAVISNKAEAYGLERARSAGIETRALDHRNFADRAAYDQALIEQIGAFTPDLVLLAGFMRILTATFVTHFHGRLLNIHPSLLPKYKGLQTHQRALDAGDAEAGASIHFVTEELDGGPLVLQGRVAIHPDDDAASLATRVQQQEHRLYPLVVRWFASGRLRLINGVANLDGEPIPSGGLRLETIESSM; from the coding sequence GTGGGCTGCCGTATTGTCGTCCTGATCTCCGGATCGGGCAGTAATCTGCAGGCAGTTCTCGACGACCTGGCCGGTGCCGACGCACCGGCCGAGGTAGTCGCCGTCATTTCCAACAAGGCCGAGGCCTACGGCCTTGAGCGAGCGCGCAGCGCCGGTATCGAAACCCGCGCGCTGGACCACCGCAACTTCGCTGACCGTGCCGCCTACGATCAGGCACTGATCGAACAGATCGGCGCCTTCACCCCTGATCTGGTACTACTGGCCGGCTTCATGCGCATTCTGACCGCCACCTTCGTGACACATTTTCATGGCAGGCTGTTGAACATTCACCCGTCCCTGTTGCCGAAGTACAAAGGCCTGCAGACCCACCAGCGAGCATTGGATGCCGGAGACGCCGAGGCCGGCGCCAGCATCCACTTCGTGACCGAGGAACTGGACGGTGGCCCGCTGGTACTTCAGGGGCGCGTCGCAATCCATCCCGACGATGATGCAGCCAGCCTGGCAACGCGGGTACAGCAACAGGAACACCGCCTGTATCCGCTGGTGGTACGCTGGTTCGCCAGCGGCCGACTGCGCCTGATTAACGGAGTGGCAAACCTGGACGGTGAGCCAATTCCATCCGGTGGACTAAGACTGGAAACCATCGAATCCAGCATGTGA
- the arsC gene encoding arsenate reductase (glutaredoxin) (This arsenate reductase requires both glutathione and glutaredoxin to convert arsenate to arsenite, after which the efflux transporter formed by ArsA and ArsB can extrude the arsenite from the cell, providing resistance.), with protein sequence MTTTIYHNPRCSKSRQALELLEAQGADIEVIRYLDTPPDAATLVELLERLGLSARELMRKGEDAYKELNLANPELSEAQLVQAMADYPKLIERPIVIREGKAVIGRPPERVLELFA encoded by the coding sequence ATGACCACCACCATTTACCACAACCCGCGCTGCTCAAAATCTCGCCAGGCGCTGGAGCTGCTGGAGGCTCAGGGCGCCGACATCGAGGTTATCCGCTATCTGGATACACCGCCCGATGCCGCCACCCTGGTCGAGCTGCTGGAGCGTCTGGGCCTGAGCGCTCGCGAGCTGATGCGCAAGGGCGAAGATGCCTACAAGGAGCTGAATCTGGCCAACCCGGAACTGTCCGAGGCACAGCTGGTGCAAGCGATGGCCGATTATCCCAAGCTGATCGAGCGCCCGATCGTGATCCGCGAGGGCAAGGCTGTCATCGGTCGCCCGCCCGAGCGCGTACTGGAGCTGTTCGCATGA